The Chitinophagales bacterium genome has a segment encoding these proteins:
- a CDS encoding ComF family protein, producing MSLFSNIIFSDAYRLFFPRICPSCNNALIKEETYICLHCSLNLPLTNFESFRGNPVEQVFEGRVDLNFATSLLFFSKHEGVQNIMHQIKYNNQKELAVYIGQLLGERLMTLHKQKKIDAIIPVPLHPKKQHQRGYNQSEYIAQGINKVLNTKIINHYLIRKEYNSSQTKKNRMERWDNVAEVFQINSKTKIAGNHFLLVDDVLTTGATLEACSVTLKNNLNCELSIATICYAM from the coding sequence ATGTCTTTGTTTTCTAATATTATTTTTTCCGATGCTTATCGACTTTTCTTTCCTAGAATTTGTCCGAGTTGTAATAATGCATTGATTAAAGAAGAAACATATATTTGTTTGCATTGTTCTTTAAATTTACCACTCACTAATTTTGAATCGTTTAGAGGAAATCCAGTAGAACAAGTTTTTGAAGGTAGAGTAGACTTAAATTTTGCTACGAGTTTATTATTCTTTTCTAAGCATGAAGGTGTTCAAAATATCATGCATCAAATAAAATATAATAATCAAAAGGAATTAGCCGTTTATATTGGACAACTACTTGGAGAAAGATTAATGACGCTACATAAACAAAAAAAAATAGATGCTATAATTCCTGTTCCATTGCATCCAAAAAAGCAACATCAAAGAGGTTATAATCAATCAGAATATATTGCACAAGGCATTAACAAAGTATTGAATACAAAAATTATAAATCATTATTTAATAAGAAAAGAATATAATTCAAGTCAGACTAAGAAAAATAGAATGGAGCGATGGGACAATGTGGCTGAAGTTTTTCAAATTAATTCCAAAACAAAAATTGCTGGCAATCATTTTTTACTAGTAGATGATGTTTTAACTACAGGTGCAACTTTAGAAGCATGTAGTGTAACTTTAAAAAATAACTTAAATTGTGAACTCAGTATTGCAACGATTTGCTACGCAATGTAA
- the radA gene encoding DNA repair protein RadA: protein MSKVKSVFVCQVCGSVASKWSGKCSNCGEWNSLVEEIVEKPNKNQHPALSSKTLKSYTLDEVPEQDNYRIITTDNELNRVLGGGIVPGSLVLLGGEPGIGKSTLLLQMALQAKGLSVLYVSGEESERQIKMRADRISFNNEKLYLFTNTIVENIIHQITQLKVNMVVIDSIQTLQTQLIDAAPGSISQIRETTHILQQYAKQYNIPIFIIGHITKEGIIAGPKLLEHMVDTVLQFEGDRNYNYRIIRTIKNRFGSTAELGIYEMQSSGLRPVSNPSELLITERDEKVSGIAIAATIEGMRALLVEVQALVSPAVYGTPQRSSTGYDLRRLNMLLAVLDKRCGFKFGTKDVFLNIAGGLRIEDPATDLAVVAALLSSYNDIAIDNLVCFSGEVGLSGEIRAVNKVDIRIAEAEKLGYHTIYISKYNKKLDKVKSNVQLLKNVIEFYKLLV from the coding sequence ATGAGTAAAGTTAAATCGGTTTTTGTTTGTCAGGTTTGTGGTAGTGTGGCTTCTAAATGGAGTGGCAAGTGTAGTAATTGCGGCGAATGGAATAGTTTGGTAGAAGAAATTGTAGAGAAACCAAATAAAAATCAACATCCAGCATTATCTAGTAAAACGCTAAAGTCGTATACGCTTGATGAAGTTCCTGAGCAAGATAATTATAGAATTATTACTACAGACAATGAACTAAACAGAGTGTTAGGTGGTGGTATTGTGCCAGGTTCTTTAGTACTTTTAGGTGGAGAACCTGGCATTGGAAAATCGACTTTATTGCTACAAATGGCATTACAAGCAAAAGGTTTAAGTGTGTTGTATGTTTCTGGCGAAGAAAGTGAACGACAAATTAAAATGCGTGCAGATAGAATTAGTTTTAATAATGAAAAATTATATTTGTTTACTAATACTATTGTAGAAAATATCATTCACCAAATAACACAATTAAAAGTAAATATGGTGGTGATAGATTCTATACAAACACTACAAACACAATTGATAGATGCTGCACCTGGAAGTATTTCGCAAATAAGAGAAACAACACATATTTTACAACAATATGCTAAACAATATAATATACCTATTTTTATTATAGGTCATATTACCAAAGAAGGAATCATTGCTGGACCAAAACTATTGGAACATATGGTAGATACTGTGTTGCAGTTTGAAGGTGATAGAAATTATAATTATAGAATTATTAGAACGATTAAAAATAGATTTGGTTCTACTGCAGAATTGGGTATCTACGAAATGCAAAGTAGTGGTTTGCGACCAGTGAGCAATCCTTCAGAATTATTAATTACAGAAAGAGACGAGAAGGTGAGTGGTATTGCTATTGCTGCAACAATTGAAGGCATGCGTGCTTTATTGGTAGAAGTACAAGCTTTGGTTTCGCCAGCAGTTTATGGAACACCACAACGCAGTAGTACTGGCTACGATTTAAGACGACTCAATATGTTATTAGCAGTTTTAGATAAACGATGTGGTTTTAAATTTGGCACTAAAGATGTGTTTTTAAATATAGCTGGTGGTTTGCGTATAGAAGATCCTGCAACCGATTTGGCTGTTGTTGCAGCGTTGTTGTCTTCTTACAATGATATTGCAATAGATAATTTAGTTTGTTTTAGTGGTGAAGTTGGATTGAGTGGTGAAATTAGAGCAGTGAACAAAGTAGATATTAGAATTGCAGAAGCAGAAAAATTAGGTTATCATACAATATATATATCAAAGTACAATAAAAAGTTAGATAAAGTAAAAAGTAATGTACAGTTACTTAAAAATGTAATAGAATTTTATAAGTTGCTGGTATAA
- the queA gene encoding tRNA preQ1(34) S-adenosylmethionine ribosyltransferase-isomerase QueA: MKLSQFDFDLAEKSIALYPNKNRDECKLMVVHKDSGKIEHKIFKDVLDYFDEGDVMVLNNTKVFPARMYGNKEKTGAKIEVFLLRELNHDLKLWDVLVDPARKIRVGNKLYFGDDVLVAEVVDNTTSRGRTIRFLFDGTDEEFRERLNILGNTPLPKYIKRDAEDLDKEFYQTIYAKEEGAVAAPTAGLHFSRELMKRLEIKGIEFGELTLHVGLGTFRSIEVEDLSKHKMDAEYFKIAQNCVDTVNKAKQSGKRICAVGTTSMRAMETAVSAEKLLKPMEGWTNLFIHPPYDFTIADCMITNFHTPKSSLVIMVSAFAGYELIQEAYKEAIKKKYNFYSYGDAMLII, translated from the coding sequence ATGAAATTATCTCAATTTGATTTTGATTTAGCTGAAAAAAGCATTGCTCTGTATCCGAACAAGAACAGAGATGAGTGTAAACTAATGGTAGTACACAAAGATTCTGGAAAAATAGAACACAAAATTTTTAAAGATGTGTTAGACTATTTTGATGAAGGCGATGTGATGGTATTAAACAACACGAAAGTATTTCCTGCAAGAATGTATGGAAATAAAGAAAAGACTGGTGCCAAAATTGAAGTTTTCTTACTACGAGAACTCAACCACGATTTAAAACTATGGGATGTATTGGTAGATCCTGCTAGAAAAATTAGAGTTGGTAACAAATTGTATTTTGGCGATGATGTTTTAGTTGCCGAAGTAGTTGACAATACAACTTCTAGAGGTAGAACAATTCGTTTCTTGTTTGATGGTACTGACGAAGAATTTAGAGAGCGATTGAATATTCTAGGTAATACACCATTACCAAAGTATATTAAAAGAGATGCCGAAGATCTAGACAAAGAATTTTATCAAACAATTTATGCTAAAGAAGAAGGTGCTGTTGCAGCTCCAACTGCTGGTTTGCATTTTAGTAGAGAGTTGATGAAACGCTTAGAAATTAAAGGTATTGAGTTTGGTGAATTAACACTACATGTTGGATTAGGTACTTTTCGTTCTATAGAAGTAGAAGATTTATCTAAACACAAAATGGATGCAGAATATTTTAAAATTGCACAAAACTGTGTAGATACTGTAAACAAAGCAAAACAAAGCGGAAAAAGAATTTGTGCCGTTGGTACTACAAGTATGCGTGCTATGGAAACTGCTGTTTCTGCCGAAAAATTATTAAAACCAATGGAAGGTTGGACAAATTTATTTATTCATCCACCATACGATTTTACCATTGCAGATTGTATGATTACTAACTTTCATACACCAAAATCTAGTTTGGTAATTATGGTATCTGCTTTTGCTGGTTACGAATTAATACAAGAAGCATACAAAGAAGCCATTAAGAAAAAGTATAACTTCTATTCTTATGGTGATGCCATGTTGATTATCTAA
- a CDS encoding ABC transporter permease: MQQVIRLFSESLKLTLQQLWANKLRTFLSLFGISIGIFSIISILTAVDALKNNINDSINSLGDNILFVNKWAWTFDGPNDYPWWKYFERPNVKYNDFIYTKNKSTLGEYFAFEKSSNSQPELAYKDNKTHSGDVVGVSADYAKVFQFNLSSGRFLSAMEVNNGIAVCVIGEEVAEKLFDNVPNPVNYELKIAGKPVKIIGIIEKKGEDLLGFNFDKSVLVPLSYYNRYISGDDDNANTTLEVRSKEGVSLDELRNELIGIMRASRKLRPKQDDDFSINEMSVLANGFNDLYYYLGIIGGIIGGFATLVGGFGIANIMFVTVSERKPLIGIKKALGAKNRDILLEFLFEAIFLCVLGGLIGLGMVAIGTHFATEASGMDFALNAKNVNITFIISFALGILSGIIPAMMAAKLDPVEAIRS, translated from the coding sequence GTGCAACAAGTAATTCGTTTATTTTCGGAGTCATTAAAACTAACATTGCAACAACTTTGGGCAAATAAACTGCGTACTTTTCTGTCATTATTTGGTATTAGCATTGGTATTTTTAGTATTATTTCTATTCTTACAGCAGTAGATGCACTTAAAAATAATATCAACGACTCTATTAATAGTTTAGGTGATAATATTTTGTTTGTAAATAAATGGGCTTGGACTTTTGATGGACCAAATGATTATCCTTGGTGGAAATATTTTGAACGACCCAATGTAAAGTATAACGACTTTATTTATACTAAGAATAAAAGTACACTTGGTGAGTACTTTGCTTTTGAAAAAAGTAGTAACTCGCAGCCAGAATTGGCGTATAAAGACAATAAAACGCATAGTGGCGATGTTGTAGGCGTATCGGCAGATTATGCTAAAGTATTTCAGTTTAATTTAAGTAGTGGACGATTTTTATCTGCGATGGAAGTGAATAACGGAATTGCTGTTTGTGTAATTGGAGAAGAAGTGGCTGAAAAATTGTTTGATAATGTGCCAAATCCTGTAAACTACGAATTAAAAATTGCTGGAAAACCTGTAAAAATAATTGGTATTATTGAGAAAAAAGGAGAGGACTTACTTGGTTTTAATTTTGATAAGTCGGTTTTAGTACCTTTAAGTTATTATAATAGATATATATCTGGTGATGATGATAATGCCAATACTACACTTGAAGTTAGAAGTAAAGAAGGTGTTTCCTTAGATGAATTAAGAAATGAATTGATTGGTATTATGCGAGCGTCTAGAAAGCTAAGACCAAAACAAGATGATGATTTCTCTATTAACGAGATGAGTGTACTTGCTAATGGTTTTAATGATTTATATTATTACTTAGGAATTATTGGTGGAATTATTGGTGGTTTTGCTACACTTGTTGGTGGTTTTGGAATTGCCAATATTATGTTTGTTACTGTTTCTGAAAGAAAACCATTAATTGGTATTAAAAAAGCATTAGGTGCAAAAAACAGAGATATTTTATTAGAGTTCTTGTTTGAAGCTATCTTTTTATGTGTACTAGGTGGTTTAATTGGTTTAGGAATGGTAGCTATAGGAACACATTTTGCAACAGAAGCTTCTGGAATGGATTTTGCTTTAAATGCTAAAAATGTAAATATTACTTTTATAATTTCATTTGCACTAGGTATTTTATCTGGAATAATACCAGCAATGATGGCAGCAAAACTAGATCCTGTTGAAGCTATTAGAAGTTAG
- a CDS encoding T9SS type A sorting domain-containing protein, protein MFRNYLLIVILLLSSGIAYSSVDEDINLELISGEYFHYDHNQCYLNIGPRAAYVGIVVENIGDSTYHNLTVTLSHFTTIGYGLAGGQLPILNVKDSLATGAKDTLFWFCTYPCGVNQTQIVFMVSDIGSHFFFLDTTPIIKNKREISASSGGFIYTNTLSSFDTANQQICFNAKFGFSKLDSTDLIFIQPVANLSFNAFCFQLESAQVLSSQDSSMGCIPLGYTGMFFDVDEKCGLPPAWEIEVEFCFSIRCHNQITSVIPYASTISGRDLKYSIADEIVNLVLPIDLSYFKVDAIDNNAKIEWQTLSEANTSYYEIEKSIDGINFYSIGTVNASGFSSEPLTYNFYDFNINNINYYRLKTNYLDNTSEYSEIILLKGGQQNTITNVQFYPNPTKDFITLHTNNTANKIVDVYLLDAVGNVKDLVQLNQDSKTINLSQYQKGLYFLQYQVDGQNKTEKLLIN, encoded by the coding sequence ATGTTCAGAAATTATTTACTCATAGTTATACTACTGTTAAGTAGCGGTATTGCTTATTCAAGCGTTGATGAAGATATAAACCTAGAACTCATTTCAGGAGAATATTTTCACTATGATCATAATCAGTGTTATTTAAACATAGGACCAAGAGCTGCCTATGTTGGCATTGTAGTAGAAAATATTGGAGATAGTACCTATCATAACTTAACCGTTACACTTTCTCACTTTACTACTATTGGATATGGTTTGGCTGGCGGTCAGTTACCTATACTAAATGTAAAAGACAGTCTTGCTACTGGAGCAAAAGATACTTTATTTTGGTTTTGTACTTATCCTTGTGGTGTCAATCAAACTCAAATTGTGTTTATGGTTTCAGACATTGGTAGTCATTTCTTTTTCTTAGATACTACACCAATCATCAAAAATAAAAGAGAAATTAGTGCTAGCTCTGGTGGATTTATCTATACCAATACACTTTCTTCATTCGATACAGCCAATCAACAGATATGTTTTAATGCTAAATTTGGTTTTTCAAAACTCGATTCAACCGATTTGATTTTTATTCAGCCAGTAGCCAATTTGAGTTTTAATGCTTTTTGTTTTCAATTAGAATCGGCTCAAGTCTTATCTTCTCAAGATAGTAGCATGGGCTGTATTCCTTTAGGATATACTGGAATGTTCTTTGATGTAGATGAAAAATGTGGATTGCCGCCAGCTTGGGAAATAGAAGTAGAGTTTTGTTTTTCTATTCGATGTCATAATCAAATTACATCAGTAATTCCATATGCATCTACTATAAGTGGTAGAGATTTAAAATATTCTATAGCAGACGAAATTGTGAACTTAGTTTTGCCTATAGACTTAAGTTATTTTAAGGTAGATGCTATTGATAATAATGCAAAAATTGAATGGCAAACTTTATCTGAAGCAAATACCAGTTACTACGAAATAGAAAAATCGATAGATGGAATTAATTTTTATAGTATAGGAACGGTTAATGCTAGTGGTTTTTCTAGTGAACCTTTAACTTATAACTTCTACGATTTCAATATTAATAATATTAATTATTATAGATTAAAAACAAATTATTTAGACAATACTTCTGAATATTCTGAAATTATACTTTTAAAAGGAGGACAACAAAACACGATTACAAATGTGCAATTTTATCCAAATCCAACTAAAGATTTCATCACACTACATACCAATAATACTGCCAACAAAATTGTTGATGTTTATTTATTAGATGCTGTTGGCAATGTAAAAGATTTAGTTCAATTAAATCAAGATAGCAAGACCATTAACTTAAGTCAGTACCAAAAAGGATTATATTTTTTACAATATCAAGTAGATGGACAAAACAAAACAGAAAAACTACTCATCAACTAA
- a CDS encoding RsmB/NOP family class I SAM-dependent RNA methyltransferase, whose protein sequence is MKSIKIYSSNIKACISCLQAIFIDEALADKTIPKFISNKKLGAKDRAFIAQTVYDIVRYWRRYSYTLGYENEDDAVLINWNKVIALYLKQHYNILNEDFFDFSFDELHTINTHLAWQIEQSYPDWLHEICLNELNDAWYNIGEQLNQLPTTYIRSNTIKITTAELSQLLTNLNIEHTISKYINYCIEITSKNNLKNTKYFNNGLFEFQDIGSQKIVDYYKVNRSETILDMCAGKGGKTLQLAALLKNKGKIFASDIDDKRLEVLQQRIKQANARNVQTILFDEIIKHKPYDVILIDAPCSGTGTFRRVADLKYKLSLEEINNCIEDQALLLDQAAQLLSENGKIIYATCSILPSENEMQVQHFLQQHQQFKLIKSKSILPNQYNGDAFYMALITND, encoded by the coding sequence TTGAAATCGATTAAAATATATTCAAGTAATATTAAAGCATGTATCAGTTGCTTACAAGCTATTTTTATTGATGAAGCATTAGCCGATAAAACTATTCCAAAATTTATCAGCAATAAAAAACTAGGTGCTAAAGACCGAGCTTTTATTGCTCAAACAGTATATGATATTGTTAGATATTGGCGAAGATATAGCTATACATTAGGTTACGAAAACGAAGACGATGCTGTTTTAATTAATTGGAATAAAGTAATTGCACTCTATTTAAAACAGCACTACAACATTCTTAATGAAGATTTCTTTGACTTTTCTTTTGATGAATTACATACTATAAATACGCATTTAGCTTGGCAAATAGAACAATCTTATCCAGATTGGTTACACGAAATTTGCCTCAATGAACTTAACGATGCTTGGTATAATATTGGAGAACAACTCAATCAATTACCTACAACTTACATACGAAGCAATACTATAAAAATTACAACAGCAGAATTATCTCAACTATTAACCAATTTAAATATAGAACATACTATTAGTAAATATATAAATTATTGTATAGAAATTACTAGTAAGAACAATTTAAAAAATACAAAATATTTCAACAACGGTTTGTTTGAATTTCAAGATATAGGTTCACAAAAAATAGTAGACTACTATAAAGTCAATCGTAGTGAAACAATTTTAGATATGTGTGCAGGAAAAGGTGGAAAAACGCTACAACTAGCTGCATTGCTTAAAAACAAAGGTAAAATTTTTGCTAGCGATATTGATGATAAAAGACTAGAGGTACTTCAACAAAGAATTAAACAGGCCAATGCTCGAAATGTACAAACTATTTTATTTGATGAAATAATCAAACACAAACCATATGATGTTATTTTAATTGATGCACCTTGTAGTGGTACTGGAACTTTTAGAAGAGTTGCCGATTTAAAATATAAATTAAGTTTAGAAGAAATAAACAATTGCATAGAAGACCAAGCTTTGCTACTAGACCAAGCAGCACAATTATTAAGTGAAAACGGAAAAATCATTTATGCTACTTGTAGTATTTTACCTTCAGAAAACGAAATGCAAGTGCAACACTTCTTACAACAACATCAACAGTTTAAGCTAATAAAATCAAAAAGTATTTTACCTAATCAATACAACGGCGATGCTTTTTATATGGCATTAATAACCAATGACTAG
- a CDS encoding spore maturation protein codes for MILNYIWIAFFLVGFVVAFIKMLFGDTEIFSTILTQMFDSAKLGFEIALGLTGIMAFWLGMMRVGEKGGVIKVFAKLVNPFFSKLFPDIPKDNDANGSIIMNFSANMLGLDNAATPLGLKAMQDLQSINKDKAVASNAMIMFLVLNTAGITLIPTSVIAIRQTMAIEQGLVGFNAADIFLPTLIGTFISFVSGMLAVAWFQKIKILQPAILLFLLGFSGLMAALFFWLKQFPADEMSTMISLIGSVIIISIIILFIFIGFINKINVYDCFVEGAKDGFKTSVTIIPYLIAILVAIAVFRASGCLDFIVDGIAYAVNAIGLDDRFVPTLPIGLMKTVSGSGARGLMVDVMQTYGVDSFQGKLASIIQGSTETTFYVLAVYFGSVNIKETRYAVTCGLIADFVGLIGAILVGYLFFG; via the coding sequence ATGATATTAAACTATATTTGGATAGCATTTTTTCTAGTAGGATTTGTAGTAGCATTCATCAAAATGCTTTTTGGTGATACCGAAATCTTTTCAACTATATTGACACAAATGTTCGATAGTGCTAAACTTGGTTTTGAAATTGCATTAGGTTTAACAGGCATCATGGCATTTTGGTTAGGCATGATGCGTGTTGGCGAAAAAGGTGGCGTAATTAAAGTATTCGCCAAATTAGTAAATCCGTTTTTTAGTAAACTCTTTCCAGATATACCAAAAGACAACGATGCAAATGGTAGTATCATCATGAATTTTTCTGCCAATATGCTAGGTTTAGACAATGCTGCTACACCATTAGGTTTAAAAGCCATGCAAGATTTACAAAGTATCAACAAAGATAAAGCAGTAGCAAGTAATGCTATGATTATGTTTTTAGTATTGAATACTGCTGGTATTACACTAATTCCAACATCGGTTATTGCTATTCGACAAACCATGGCAATAGAACAAGGTTTAGTTGGTTTTAATGCTGCCGATATTTTTCTTCCAACACTTATAGGCACTTTTATTTCATTCGTTTCTGGAATGTTAGCCGTAGCATGGTTTCAAAAAATAAAAATATTACAACCAGCTATATTATTATTTTTACTTGGTTTTTCTGGACTAATGGCTGCTTTATTCTTTTGGTTGAAGCAGTTTCCAGCAGACGAAATGAGCACCATGATTAGTTTAATTGGAAGTGTTATTATTATTAGCATCATTATACTATTTATATTTATTGGATTTATTAATAAAATAAATGTATACGATTGTTTTGTAGAAGGTGCTAAAGATGGTTTTAAAACTTCTGTAACCATTATACCATATCTTATCGCTATTTTGGTAGCTATTGCAGTATTTAGAGCTTCTGGTTGTTTAGATTTTATAGTAGATGGCATTGCTTACGCTGTAAATGCTATTGGCTTAGATGATAGATTTGTACCAACACTACCTATTGGATTAATGAAAACAGTAAGTGGAAGTGGTGCAAGAGGTTTAATGGTAGATGTAATGCAAACTTATGGTGTAGATAGTTTTCAAGGAAAGCTGGCATCTATTATTCAAGGTTCTACCGAAACTACTTTTTATGTATTGGCAGTTTACTTTGGCAGTGTCAACATCAAAGAAACAAGATATGCTGTTACTTGTGGTTTAATTGCAGATTTCGTAGGACTAATTGGAGCTATTTTAGTTGGTTATCTCTTTTTTGGATAA
- a CDS encoding acyltransferase → MKDRVHFSGLNGLRAIAALAVVFSHTTAGLNEFGLNRFIFGKYADGNPKATLLAGFGVSIFFALSGFLITYLLLKEKESGGINIKNFYIRRILRIWPLYYLYFGLTLITTYIFDIPYDKTYIFYYIFLLANIPFIFGGMLPFLGHYWSLGVEEQFYSFWPWVVKKSKSILKITTIICIGLIALKTIVRVIEIKTLNGESTLFYKIIHVTRFHCMLIGAIGAILYYEKNTLFLKLTNNLFTQFISWIIILLVTINKFHLVSFLDNEIISVITVFLIIGQIEKSNRIVNLNISFFDFIGKISYGIYVIHPLIIFFLSKIIVISYKSVALNYILVYFSVFATTIILSYISYHYFEKRFLDMKDKYSTIKSSG, encoded by the coding sequence ATGAAAGATAGAGTACATTTTAGCGGATTAAATGGACTAAGAGCAATAGCTGCACTTGCAGTTGTTTTTTCCCATACTACAGCAGGGTTAAATGAGTTCGGGCTAAATCGGTTTATTTTCGGAAAATATGCAGACGGAAATCCTAAAGCTACATTACTAGCAGGTTTTGGTGTTTCTATATTTTTTGCTTTAAGCGGTTTTCTAATCACCTACTTACTTTTAAAAGAAAAAGAATCAGGAGGAATTAATATTAAAAATTTCTACATAAGAAGAATACTAAGAATTTGGCCACTTTATTATTTGTATTTTGGCTTGACATTAATTACAACATACATCTTTGATATTCCTTACGACAAAACATATATTTTTTATTATATATTTCTTTTAGCCAATATTCCTTTTATTTTTGGTGGAATGCTTCCTTTTTTAGGACACTATTGGTCATTAGGTGTCGAAGAACAATTTTATTCTTTCTGGCCTTGGGTTGTTAAAAAATCAAAATCAATCTTGAAAATTACGACTATTATTTGTATAGGTTTAATAGCTTTAAAAACAATAGTAAGAGTAATTGAAATTAAAACATTAAATGGAGAATCAACTTTATTTTATAAAATTATTCATGTAACAAGATTTCACTGCATGTTAATTGGAGCAATTGGAGCAATCTTGTATTATGAAAAAAATACTTTGTTTCTAAAACTAACAAACAATTTATTTACTCAATTTATATCTTGGATAATCATTCTCTTGGTTACAATTAATAAATTTCATCTAGTATCATTCTTAGACAATGAAATAATATCAGTGATAACAGTATTTTTAATTATTGGACAAATTGAAAAAAGTAATAGAATTGTAAATCTGAATATTTCATTCTTTGATTTTATAGGAAAAATTTCTTACGGAATTTATGTAATACATCCTTTAATTATATTTTTTTTGTCAAAAATTATTGTCATTTCATACAAATCAGTAGCACTAAATTATATATTAGTTTATTTTTCAGTTTTTGCCACAACAATAATATTGTCTTATATTTCGTACCATTACTTTGAAAAACGATTTTTGGATATGAAAGACAAATATTCAACCATAAAAAGTTCAGGATAA